The bacterium genome includes the window ATGTTCAATTGCATTGTCGATTGGCATGCGCTAACCAGTTCCTATGAGAATACAGAGTTACTGATCCCGCGTATCTATGAGATGGCTGCGGATTACATAGCCGCCGGCCTCGATCCTAAGAAGACAGCGATTTTCGTGCAGTCGCATGTTAAAGAACACGCCGAGCTTCACCTTTTGCTTTCGATGATCATTCCCATTCCATGGCTCGAGAGAGTTCCGAGTTATAAGGAAAAATTGGAATCTCTCGGTCTCGATTCTTACGGTTTTCTTGGCTATCCCTTGCTTCAATCGGCAGATATATTAATTTACCGCGCCAATGTTGTGCCCGTCGGGAAGGATCAGCTTCCGCATCTTGAGCTTACACGCGAAGTCGTGAGGCGTTTCCATTATCTATTCGAGGATGTTTTTCCTGAACCCGAGGCGTTGGTTACCAAATTCCAGGTACTTCCTGGAACAGATGGTCAGAAAATGTCAAAGTCCTACGGCAATTTTATTGCATTGGGAGATAGCCCGGATATCACCAAAAAGAAGGTCATGTCGATGTTTACCGATCCGGCGAAGATTCACAAAACAGATCGCGGTCATCCCGAAAATTGCCCTGTTTACATATACCGCACGATTTACGATCCCGATCTTCCAGAGGATCTCAAGGAAAAATGCAGTGCTGGTGATCCCTCGGCAGGATGCGTAGGATGCAAAAGGGCACTTCTTGGAGCAATAATAGAATTTTTTAAGGATTTTAGGGCTAAACGCGAGGAATTACTTGCTGATAAAGCCTTATTGGACGAATATCTTGCAGAAGGCGCCCAGCGCGCACGTGAAAGAGCGAACGAAACCATGCTTCTTGTTCGCAAGGCGATAAAGATGTATAAACCGGAGGTTTAAAATTGGGTGTAATCGTCAGTTACGATTTCTGTTGTTGGAAAGACGATGGTTGCAAAACAAAATGTTCTTGCACCTCCGTTCCTGAGAATGCTGAATGCCAGAATTGTGCTGTTATTTGCCCCGAAGGCGCTATTTCCCGCTCTGATCGAGTGGAAATCGACGATGAGTTATGCACGGACTGTAGCATCTGCATCGAATCCTACCCTAACGGAGCGTTATCCCGATAAATAATGTTTTTTAAAGGCAAAATCGCTGGTGTTTACACTCTCCTAGCAATCGGAGTTACATTTATTTTTTGCTTATCCTGTTCCGAAGGTATTGGTCCATCTGCTACGGAAAATTTACTCGCTGGTTCGGTCAATCTAGGCGAACTTAGCGGTGTTTCAGCATCAGATATTAAAGTCTATTTAGTTGAGTTCCAGACAACTGGAATGGCCCGGGTAGATTCAGTAACACCGGATTATACTGGCGAATATGAATTTGAGGGCTTCGATTTCGGAAATTATGGGATCGAATCCTCTACTGCATATGGAATTTATCCGAATTACTATGGTTTTCACGATGGCAATCGCAACGG containing:
- the trpS gene encoding tryptophan--tRNA ligase, coding for MSEKKKKVLLSGMQPSGALHLGNYEGALRNWVELQNSGNYEMFNCIVDWHALTSSYENTELLIPRIYEMAADYIAAGLDPKKTAIFVQSHVKEHAELHLLLSMIIPIPWLERVPSYKEKLESLGLDSYGFLGYPLLQSADILIYRANVVPVGKDQLPHLELTREVVRRFHYLFEDVFPEPEALVTKFQVLPGTDGQKMSKSYGNFIALGDSPDITKKKVMSMFTDPAKIHKTDRGHPENCPVYIYRTIYDPDLPEDLKEKCSAGDPSAGCVGCKRALLGAIIEFFKDFRAKREELLADKALLDEYLAEGAQRARERANETMLLVRKAIKMYKPEV